A segment of the Thermoplasmata archaeon genome:
AAAGGTGTAGCAAAAAATTTAATAATCATGGCGGAGCAGATATTTAAAAATAAGGGCATTAAACTTTATGCGGCACTTATTGAAAAAGAAAATGATAAATCACAAAATTTATTTTTAAAGATGAGTTATAAGAAGACAGATATTCTTTACTTTAGCAAAAAAGAGTTTGAAGAATATTGAAAAAAAGGTAGAGATAATGGATGAAATTATAAAACTGAAACTAAAAGCCAATGAGATCAGGCAAAGTATTATAAAGATGGTATATACTGCAAAATCAGGACATCCTGGCGGATCGCTGTCTGCAGCAGATATAATAACAGTTCTGTATTTCAAGGAGATGAACATAGATCCTCAGAATCCGCAGTGGGAAGACAGAGATAGGTTTGTACTGAGCAAAGGGCATGCAACACCTGCTCTCTATTCAGCATTAGCTATGCGTGGCTATTTTGACATACAAGAACTTTTAAAATTCAGGCAGATAGGGTCTATGTTGCAGGGACATCCATCAATGCATGTACCGGGCGTGGATATGGCTACAGGCTCTCTTGGGCAAGGATTGAGCTCTGCAATAGGAATGGCTTTAAATGCAAGAATATACAATAAAAGTTACAAGGTATTTGCTATGATCGGGGACGGAGAGTGTGATGAAGGAAGCATATGGGAAGCCGCATTATTTGCTGCATCACAAAAACTATCAAACCTGATAGTGTTTCTGGATAGAAATATGTATCAGCTGGATGGCAGCACTGAAAATATATTAAAGTTAGGCAATCTAGAACAAAAATGGAGAGCTTTTGACTGGAATGTGCTTACCATTGACGGGCATGATATAGAGCAGATAATCGAGGCGGTAAAACAGGCAAGAAACGAGACAAATAAACCCACGATGATAGTTGCACATACGGTAAAAGGCAAAGGTGTATCATATATGGAAAACACGCATGCATATCATGGCAAACCTCCTGAAAATGAGCAGGAGTTCAGAAAAGCTATGGAAGAGCTGGAAATGGAGCGTAATAAATATGAATTATAATTCGCAGAGGGTAGTTTACGGCGAGACGTTGGTAGAGCTGGGTGAAAAATATAAGAAACTGGTAGTACTGGATGCTGACCTTTCAAGCTCTACGCAGACCAATAAATTTGGAAAGAAGTTTCCAGACCGATTTTTTAATGTGGGAATACAGGAACAGAACATGATGGGCATTGCCTCAGGCTTGGCTGCATCTGGAAACATTGTTTTTGCGAGCACTTTCGCAGTGTTCGCTGCTGGCAGAGCATATGATTTTGTGAGGCAGAGCATCTGTTATCCGAACCTTAATGTCAAGATAGTTGCCACACATGCAGGCATAACGGTTGGCGAAGATGGAGCATCACACCAGATGATCGAAGATATCGGGCTGATGACCAGTCTGCCGAACATGCGCGTAATTGCGCCGGCTGACGCATTGGAAACCAAGCGTGTAATAGAGCAGATTGCAGACATTTACGGGCCATTTTATGTGAGGTTAAGCAGAGAAAAAGTGCCGGAATTGACTGAAAAATACAGTTTTGAGCTTGGAAAAGGGTATGTGGTAAAAGATGGAGCTGACATTACTGTAATCACCACCGGAATATTGTTGAACAGTGCCATTATTGCAGCACAGATTATGAAAGACAGAGGCATAGATGTGAGAGTGATCAACATGCCTACGATCAAGCCTATCGATAGAGATATTATAATCAAGGCTGCAAAAGAAACTAACGGAATAGTTACTGCTGAAGAGCACAACATTTTTAACGGGCTAGGGTCCCGTGTAGCTGAAGTGGTGGCTGAACATTATCCAACCATAGTATTAAGACTGGGAATGAACGATCAGTTTGCAGAGTCTGGAAAGAGCTGGGACCTGATGAAAAAATATAAATTAAGTGAAGAGGGAATAATAGATAAAATACAAAAAATAATGGAGCTGAAAAAATGAAAATATTTTTGGATACTGCGAATTTGAAAGAGATAGAGACAGGCGTAGAATGGGGCATTATAGATGGAGTAACTACAAATCCATCATTAGCAGCTAAAGAAGCAGATAAGCTTAACTTTAATGATCTAGTTAAAAAAATACTGAGCATGGTCAACGGGCCAGTAAGTCTGGAAGTGTTATCTCTAGAATCTGGAAAGATGGTAGAAGAGGCAAAAAAGTTGGCTAAACTTGGAAAAAACGTAGTAGTCAAAGTTCCGATCACCGCAGAAGGTGTCAAAGCGATAAAGATATTGTCAGGCTTGGGAATCAAGACCAATGCGACACTGATATTCACACCCATACAAGCACTATTGGCAGCAAAGGCAGGAGCTAATTATGTATCTCCATTCGTAGGCAGACTTGACGATATTGGAGAAGATGGTATGCACGTGGTTGAAGATATTAGAACGATATTTGATAATTATAATATGAAAACAGAGATCATTGTAGCAAGTGTAAGGCACCCTATTCATGTATATCAGTCTGCGTTGATTGGAGCAGACATAGTAACTTTACCGTTCAATGTGCTGGAAAAACTGTTCAAGCATCCAAAAACAGATGAAGGAATACAGCGATTTTTAGAAGACTGGAAAAAAGTAAAACTATAAAAACGGATATTTGAGAAGTTTAATAATATTATTGAAAATAAATGAAAATAGTAAAAGATTGTGAAATCATTGCAGCTAGAACACTTTATGCTGAACTGGAAGCTTATGCATTAGACACTTTCACTACCGTTACCACAAAATAAAGTGTTTGTCCTGCAACCTCTTTATTATAATTTATTGAGATAGTAGTGCTGTTTACAGATTCTATTATTCCTCCTCCTGGCAATAAGGTCATGG
Coding sequences within it:
- a CDS encoding transketolase family protein — its product is MNYNSQRVVYGETLVELGEKYKKLVVLDADLSSSTQTNKFGKKFPDRFFNVGIQEQNMMGIASGLAASGNIVFASTFAVFAAGRAYDFVRQSICYPNLNVKIVATHAGITVGEDGASHQMIEDIGLMTSLPNMRVIAPADALETKRVIEQIADIYGPFYVRLSREKVPELTEKYSFELGKGYVVKDGADITVITTGILLNSAIIAAQIMKDRGIDVRVINMPTIKPIDRDIIIKAAKETNGIVTAEEHNIFNGLGSRVAEVVAEHYPTIVLRLGMNDQFAESGKSWDLMKKYKLSEEGIIDKIQKIMELKK
- the fsa gene encoding fructose-6-phosphate aldolase produces the protein MKIFLDTANLKEIETGVEWGIIDGVTTNPSLAAKEADKLNFNDLVKKILSMVNGPVSLEVLSLESGKMVEEAKKLAKLGKNVVVKVPITAEGVKAIKILSGLGIKTNATLIFTPIQALLAAKAGANYVSPFVGRLDDIGEDGMHVVEDIRTIFDNYNMKTEIIVASVRHPIHVYQSALIGADIVTLPFNVLEKLFKHPKTDEGIQRFLEDWKKVKL
- a CDS encoding transketolase gives rise to the protein MDEIIKLKLKANEIRQSIIKMVYTAKSGHPGGSLSAADIITVLYFKEMNIDPQNPQWEDRDRFVLSKGHATPALYSALAMRGYFDIQELLKFRQIGSMLQGHPSMHVPGVDMATGSLGQGLSSAIGMALNARIYNKSYKVFAMIGDGECDEGSIWEAALFAASQKLSNLIVFLDRNMYQLDGSTENILKLGNLEQKWRAFDWNVLTIDGHDIEQIIEAVKQARNETNKPTMIVAHTVKGKGVSYMENTHAYHGKPPENEQEFRKAMEELEMERNKYEL